The window TGCCGGGTCAAGCCCGGCAATGACGGAGAAAAAACGCCGCGCCTGATTTTGCGTTTCCATCCGTATCAACATATTTCCCGGTAATTCTTGCCGTCCTAGGCAAGAGTGCACCGGTGGATTCGCCCCGTTAATTATTTAGATCGTTGAATTTACTGAATAAAATGCTTTGGCACGCAACTTGCGATGTCTGCTTCGAACCGTGGCCTGATTTTGTGAACACCGGCAGCCACCCGGTCGAAGTTGGAGACGAAGCATGGGTCTTTTCGGCGCTCTCACCACCTCCGTCGCGGGCCTTCGCGCCCAGTCCTATGCGCTGGAAAACATCTCCGGCAACATCGCGAACTCGCAGACCACCGCCTTCAAGCGGATCGATACCAGTTTCCTGGATCTGATCCCGCAGACCGGGGTCAACAACCAGCTCGCCGGCAGCGTCACCACCGGATCGCGTGAAACCAACACGGTGCAGGGCGACGTGCAGAGCGCGGCGGTCTCCACCTACATGGCGATCAACGGCAACGGCTTCTTCGTGGTGCAGAAGCCGGGCTCCTTCGCCGACAACCAGCCGGTGTTTTCGGGCGTCGACAACTACACCCGCCGCGGTGACTTCGCACTGGACAAGAACGGCTATCTGGTCAACGGCGCCGGCTACTATGTCGAGGGTGTTCCGATCGATCCCTCCACCGGCAACATGACCGGCAGCGTGCCGCAGGTGCTGAAGTTCGCCAACGACTTCCTGCCGGCGGTGCCGAGCTCGGTGGTGAACTATCGCGCCAACCTCTCGAGTTATCCGCTGACCACCAAGAGCGACAAGTCGGTCCCTGGCTCCGAGCTGCTGCGCCCGGCGGATTTCACCGGCGGCAACCCGCGCACGCTCGGCACGCCGGCGACGCCGCCGACCGACGCGACCGTGACGGGGGCGGCCAAGAACAACAAGTTGACCTCGCCGACAGCGATCACGGGATCGACGTTGTTGAACGGCGCTACCAACACCGATTCGCTGACGACCAATTTTGTCCTGGGCGATACCATCACGGTGAACGGCACCCCGATTACCATCGTCAATACCGGCACCAATTTGGCAGCCAACCAGATCGACCTCACCACCGGCACGATCCAGGATCTGTTGACGAACATCGACAAGATCACCGGTGCGTCAGCGACAGTGCCGCCGACGCCGTCGACCATCAGCGGCGGCAAGATCACCCTGCATACCGGCACAACCGCCGACTTGGCGATCACCACCAGCAACGCCACGGCGTTCGGAGCCCTCGGTATGACCGCGCCGGTGAATGTGGCGCGCATCGGCGGCGGCACCGCCGGCACCGGCAAAGTGGTCGGCAACGACCTGACGGCCTTCATCAACGAATCCATCAGCGGCGGCGCGGTGACGGCCTACGACATCTCCGGCTCGCCGGTCAGCCTGCAATTCCGCTGGGCCAAAGCGGATTCGGCGTCGCTCGGCGCCGGCCACACCGACACCTGGAACCTGTTCTACCAGGTCGACCCCAACGCCACCGGCACCGACACCGCCTGGCAGAACGTCAACACCGACTTCACCTTCTCGGCGAACGGTCAGATGAATCCGCCGATCAGCGGCATTACGCTGACCACGCCGACCGTCGGCGGCGTACCGCTCGGCAACATCCAGCTCAATTTCGGCGCCGGCGGCATCACTCAGTTCGCCGACGCCAACGGCAACGTCAAGGTCAACCAGATCCAGCAGGACGGCTTCCCGGCCGGCTCGCTGCAGACGGTGTCGATCGGCCAGAACGGCCGCGTGGTCGGCAATTATTCCAACGGCCGCAACATCGACCTGGCGCAGATCTCGGTCGCGACCTTCAACGGCACCAACTTCCTCAAGCGCATCGACGGCGGCGCATTCCAGGCGACCGACCAGTCCGGCGCGGCGCTGTTCGGCAGCGGCGGCACCGTCGTCGGCTCGTCGCTGGAAAGCTCCAACACCGACATCGCCGACGAGTTCACCAAGCTGATCGTCACCCAGCAGGCCTACTCGGCCAATACCAAGGTGATCACGACGGCGAACAGCATGGCGCAGGATCTATTGAACGTGATGCGCTAACGCGCATCACGCCGATAATGTGATGCGCTGACGCGCATCGCGCGGAAAATTGAAAACGATCGTCAATCTGGTCCCGACCGTAACTGAAAAGAGCCGTTCGTCATGAGTCTCAGTCAAGCTCTCTCGATCGCGATGTCGGGGCTGCGCGCCAACCAGCTCGCGCTGTCTCTAACGTCGTCGAATGTGGCCAATTCCGACACGCCCGGCTACGTCCGCAAGACCATCAATCAGATCCAGACCACGTCGGGCGCGATTGGTGCAAACGTCGCTGTCACCGGCGTCAACCGCGAGCTCGATCTGTATCTGCAGCAGCAGATCCGAACCGAGCAGTCCGGCGCCTCCTATGCCGACCTGCGCGCATCGATCCTGGGCAGCCTGCAGGCGATCTACGGCACCCCCGGCAACACCGGCACGCTGGAGACCTCCTTCAACAAATTGGTGACGGCGGTGCAGGGGCTGTCGACCTCTTCCGACAGCCAGTCGGCGCGGGTCGGCGTGGTCAATGCGGCGCAGTCGCTGGCGTCGCAGCTCAACAGCATGTCGAACGGCATCCAGTCGCTGCGCAGCCAGGCGGAAGCCGGGCTCAATTCGGCCGTCAACACCGCCAACACGGCGATGCAGCAAATCGCCAGCCTCAATGCCAAGCTGCAGGGCACCAACAACAACGATGCCGCGGCCGCCGCGCTGAAGGACCAGCGCGACCAGTATATCGACCAGCTGTCGCAACTGATGGATATTCGTGTCATCGACGGCGGCAACAATCAGCTGCAGGTGTTCACCAATTCCGGCGTGCAGCTGGTCGGCGCCGAAGCCTCGACCCTGTCGTTCAATCCGCAGGGCACGGTGACGCCGAACACGCAGTGGGATGCGGACCCCACCAAGAGCAACCTCGGCACGCTGACGCTGAATTTCCCGAACGGCGGTTCGCTCAACCTGAACCAGACCAACTCGATCCGCTCCGGCACCATCGCCGGCTACCTCGAGCTGCGCGACAAGACGCTGGTGCAGGCGCAGACCCAGCTCGACCAGTTCGCCGCCGGCATGTCGAGCCTGTTGTCGGACAAGACCACGGCGGGCACCGCGGTGACGTCGGGCGCCTCGAACGGCTTCGATCTCGATCTGTCCGGCCTGCAGACCGGCAATGTGGTCCATCTCACTTATACCGACGCCGCCAACGTCAAGCATCAGGTCTCGCTGGTGCGGGTGGACGATCCCTCCGTGCTGCCGCTCTCCAACAACGCGACCACCGATCCGAACGATCAGGTGATCGGCGTCGATTTCTCCGGCGGCATGGCGTCGGTGGTGAGCCAGCTCAATGCCGCGCTAGGCCCGGCCAACCTGCAGTTCTCCAATACCGGCTCGACCCTGCGGGTGCTCGACAACGGTTCGGGGGCTGCGACCGTCAACGCCGCCTCGGTGACGTCGACCACGTCGTCGCTGCAGGGCGGTAGCGGCGAGCTGCCGCTGTTCACCGACGGCAGCAGTCTCTACACCGGCGCGATCACGGCCGGCGGCCAGCAGTCGGTGGGGCTTGCGGCGCGCATCCGCGTCAACAGCCAGATCGCCGGCGATCCCGCCAAGCTCGTGCAGTACAGCGCGACCACGACGTCCGGCGACACCAAGCGGCCGGATTTCCTTTATCAGCAGCTCACCGCCG is drawn from Bradyrhizobium prioriisuperbiae and contains these coding sequences:
- a CDS encoding flagellar hook-basal body complex protein; translation: MGLFGALTTSVAGLRAQSYALENISGNIANSQTTAFKRIDTSFLDLIPQTGVNNQLAGSVTTGSRETNTVQGDVQSAAVSTYMAINGNGFFVVQKPGSFADNQPVFSGVDNYTRRGDFALDKNGYLVNGAGYYVEGVPIDPSTGNMTGSVPQVLKFANDFLPAVPSSVVNYRANLSSYPLTTKSDKSVPGSELLRPADFTGGNPRTLGTPATPPTDATVTGAAKNNKLTSPTAITGSTLLNGATNTDSLTTNFVLGDTITVNGTPITIVNTGTNLAANQIDLTTGTIQDLLTNIDKITGASATVPPTPSTISGGKITLHTGTTADLAITTSNATAFGALGMTAPVNVARIGGGTAGTGKVVGNDLTAFINESISGGAVTAYDISGSPVSLQFRWAKADSASLGAGHTDTWNLFYQVDPNATGTDTAWQNVNTDFTFSANGQMNPPISGITLTTPTVGGVPLGNIQLNFGAGGITQFADANGNVKVNQIQQDGFPAGSLQTVSIGQNGRVVGNYSNGRNIDLAQISVATFNGTNFLKRIDGGAFQATDQSGAALFGSGGTVVGSSLESSNTDIADEFTKLIVTQQAYSANTKVITTANSMAQDLLNVMR
- the flgK gene encoding flagellar hook-associated protein FlgK, translating into MSLSQALSIAMSGLRANQLALSLTSSNVANSDTPGYVRKTINQIQTTSGAIGANVAVTGVNRELDLYLQQQIRTEQSGASYADLRASILGSLQAIYGTPGNTGTLETSFNKLVTAVQGLSTSSDSQSARVGVVNAAQSLASQLNSMSNGIQSLRSQAEAGLNSAVNTANTAMQQIASLNAKLQGTNNNDAAAAALKDQRDQYIDQLSQLMDIRVIDGGNNQLQVFTNSGVQLVGAEASTLSFNPQGTVTPNTQWDADPTKSNLGTLTLNFPNGGSLNLNQTNSIRSGTIAGYLELRDKTLVQAQTQLDQFAAGMSSLLSDKTTAGTAVTSGASNGFDLDLSGLQTGNVVHLTYTDAANVKHQVSLVRVDDPSVLPLSNNATTDPNDQVIGVDFSGGMASVVSQLNAALGPANLQFSNTGSTLRVLDNGSGAATVNAASVTSTTSSLQGGSGELPLFTDGSSLYTGAITAGGQQSVGLAARIRVNSQIAGDPAKLVQYSATTTSGDTKRPDFLYQQLTAGKSLYPASTGFGTTVTPFSATLGSFSQQITAAQGQAADTAKQIADGQDVVLSTLQAKFSNQAGVNIDEELAHLLSLQNAYAANARVMSTVKQMFDALLQV